The Acidimicrobiia bacterium genome window below encodes:
- a CDS encoding 30S ribosomal protein S12 yields the protein VPGVRYKIIRGSLDTSGVRDRKQARSRYGAKKES from the coding sequence ACGTCCCCGGCGTCCGCTACAAGATCATTCGCGGTTCGCTCGACACGTCGGGCGTCCGTGACCGCAAGCAGGCCCGTAGTCGCTACGGCGCCAAGAAGGAGAGCTGA